A genomic stretch from Mustelus asterias unplaced genomic scaffold, sMusAst1.hap1.1 HAP1_SCAFFOLD_63, whole genome shotgun sequence includes:
- the LOC144483362 gene encoding uncharacterized protein LOC144483362 — protein MEKPWKCGDCGKRFRSPSELEIHRRSHTGERPFTCSECGKGFSNSSNLFKHKRVHTGERPFTCSDCRKGFRSLSELEIHRRIHTGERLFTCIECGKGFTHSSNLLTHKRVHTGERPFSCSVCGKGFSDSSTLRKHQRVHTGERPFTCSDCGKGFTQLSNLHTHQRVHTGESLFTCSECGRGFSNSFNLVIHQRVHTGERPFTCTVCGKRFTHPSSLRTHQRVHTGERPFTCTVCGKRFTQAASLRAHHVTHTEERPFKCSACESSFKIAADLRVHQRIHTGERPFSCSQCGKKFRTSSSLRTHQRIHTGERPFTCSQCGKRFNDSSTLLTHQRGHTGERPFTCSECGKGFTRSSHLLTHQQTHTGESLFTCSQCGKGFSNSFNLQTHQRVHTGERPFTCSECGKRFIQSSHLQTHQRVHK, from the coding sequence atggagaaaccatggaaatgtggggactgtgggaagagattcagatcTCCATCAGAGCTGGAGATTCATCGACGcagccacactggagagaggccgttcacctgctcagagtgtgggaaggggttcagtaatTCATCCAACTTATTCAAACacaaacgagttcacactggggagagaccattcacttgttctgactgtaggaagggattcagatCCCTATCAGAGCTCGAGATTCatcgacgcattcacactggagagaggctgttcacctgcatcgagtgtgggaagggattcactcattcatccaaccttctgacacacaagcgggttcacaccggggagagaccgttctcctgctctgtgtgtgggaagggattcagtgattcatccaccctgcggaaacaccagagagttcacactggagagaggccgttcacctgctctgactgtgggaagggattcactcagttatccaacctgcatacacaccagcgagttcacactggggagagtctgttcacctgctcagagtgtgggaggggattcagcaATTCATTCAACTTggtgatacaccagcgagttcacactggggagaggccattcacttgcaccGTCTGTGGAAAGCGATTTACTCATCCATCCTCcctgcggacacatcagcgagttcacactggggagaggccatttacttgcacagtgtgtgggaagcgattcactcaggcagccagcctgcgggcacaccatgtcactcacaccgaggagagacccTTCAAATGCTCAGCCTGTGAGAGCAGCTTCAAAATAGCTGCTGATCTGAGGgtccatcagcgaattcacaccggggagagacccttcagctgctctcagtgtggaaagaaaTTTCGAACATCATCCAGCCTTCGGACACACCaaagaattcacactggggagaggccattcacctgctctcagtgtgggaagagatttaatGATTCATCCACCTTGCTGACCCACCAGCgaggtcacactggggagaggccattcacctgctccgaatgtgggaagggtttcactcggtcatcccacctgctgacacaccagcagactcacactggagagagtctgttcacctgctctcagtgtgggaagggattcagtaattcattcaacttgcaaacacaccagcgagttcatacgggggagagaccattcacctgctctgagtgtgggaagagattcattcagtcttcccacctgcagacacaccagcgagttcacaagtga